From a region of the Apibacter sp. B3706 genome:
- a CDS encoding exopolysaccharide transport family protein: MNTTDQQNTNQNKTQKNKNSDFLENNFFSLERFIRRLIKNWYWFLIAFIFGWTIAFLVNRFSDRFYQSSTTVSISSGTSSVLAPNQSINFIWGGNSGATQGIYYKKLLTSRTHNENLVKSLNLYINYYLKGNFKTTEIDYVDVPFKIVVDTNYPQSLYTDIKVDILPDHKFKLTFPDNLNETCFLYTNENYYIRKDKYIKELIVPLNTWVQTNNLKFKFVKNKEYGGRFGDNITDLSFYFYLSTINYSVSKIKSLVSIDFDQDLPSIMIMTKKGLSLNGTINFLNKSVDELIKRRLEDKNKVNLNTIDFIKKQIIITKRKLDSATVIFQKVQMDNKIFSKSDVSTNVILSKIQGLDLRREELKSKIEALNNLKKSSFNKNTYLNGDILGISDNNIDGLMQNVQTLEQEKRDLLLIYRDHSEPINEINYKINNAKNKVISLLDNSSKDLATNLKNVNNQISNLELDIESLPEKERLFVNAQRGYLLNDGIYNTLLDKLSEAEMRKATTISDITVLDKAKNTGQAPITPNIQKNKYKYIGISLVIPLILLFLIELLDNKIKLISDLKSVTKIPIIGTIGPKNTENNLAVLARPKSSISESFRAIRSNLRFLYNEKDVKGGKVFLITSSIGSEGKTFIAINLASVLALSGKKTVLVGMDLRKPRIFDDFKISNKVGLSGYLSGSNSLEDIIKKTEYENLDIIPAGPIPPNPGELLISMENEELIKKLRTMYDYIIIDSPPVGLVIDAYDLMSLSDARIYVARCNYTYKQLLKGINEKYNNDEVNHIGIIFNDYVNPGGYGYGYGYGYGYGYGYGYGYFEEDENYDNSLFTRIKRLFKK, encoded by the coding sequence ATGAATACCACTGACCAGCAAAATACTAACCAAAATAAAACACAAAAAAATAAAAATTCCGATTTTCTCGAAAATAATTTTTTTAGTCTTGAAAGATTTATTCGAAGGCTTATAAAAAATTGGTATTGGTTTTTAATCGCTTTTATATTTGGATGGACCATAGCTTTTCTTGTCAATCGATTTTCTGATCGATTTTACCAATCTTCTACCACAGTCAGTATATCTTCCGGTACATCAAGCGTTCTGGCACCCAATCAATCCATAAACTTTATTTGGGGAGGAAATTCAGGGGCTACGCAAGGTATATATTATAAAAAATTACTGACTTCCAGAACTCACAACGAAAATTTAGTCAAATCGCTTAATCTATACATAAATTATTATTTAAAAGGTAATTTTAAAACAACTGAAATTGACTATGTGGATGTACCTTTCAAAATAGTAGTGGATACAAATTATCCCCAATCTTTGTATACAGATATTAAAGTGGATATACTCCCTGATCATAAATTTAAACTCACTTTTCCTGATAACTTAAATGAAACGTGTTTTCTTTATACAAACGAAAACTATTATATACGTAAAGACAAATATATAAAAGAGCTCATTGTCCCTTTAAATACATGGGTACAAACAAATAATTTAAAATTTAAGTTTGTTAAAAATAAAGAATACGGGGGCAGATTTGGAGATAACATTACAGATCTCAGTTTTTATTTTTACTTATCGACCATAAATTATTCTGTATCCAAAATTAAATCTTTAGTTTCTATAGACTTTGATCAAGACCTTCCATCCATCATGATTATGACAAAGAAAGGATTAAGTTTAAATGGGACTATTAATTTCTTAAATAAATCGGTAGATGAATTAATAAAAAGAAGACTTGAAGATAAAAATAAAGTTAATTTAAATACCATTGATTTTATTAAAAAACAAATTATAATAACAAAAAGAAAATTAGATAGTGCTACAGTAATCTTTCAGAAAGTACAAATGGATAATAAGATTTTTTCAAAATCTGACGTTAGTACCAATGTTATCTTATCTAAAATTCAAGGTTTAGATCTTAGAAGAGAAGAATTAAAATCTAAAATTGAGGCTTTAAATAATTTAAAAAAATCATCTTTCAATAAAAACACTTATTTAAATGGAGATATTTTAGGAATATCGGATAATAATATAGATGGTTTGATGCAAAATGTTCAAACCTTAGAACAAGAAAAAAGAGATTTATTATTAATATATAGAGATCATTCAGAACCTATTAATGAAATAAATTACAAAATTAATAATGCCAAAAATAAGGTTATATCCTTACTAGATAATTCATCTAAAGATCTCGCTACCAATTTAAAAAATGTAAATAATCAAATAAGTAATTTAGAACTCGATATTGAATCTCTTCCGGAAAAAGAACGATTATTTGTCAATGCGCAAAGAGGTTATTTACTAAATGACGGTATATACAATACCCTTTTGGATAAATTATCTGAGGCAGAAATGAGGAAAGCTACTACAATTTCTGATATAACTGTATTAGATAAAGCAAAAAATACGGGACAAGCTCCTATAACTCCAAACATTCAAAAAAATAAATATAAATATATAGGGATATCATTGGTTATTCCTCTTATATTGTTGTTCTTAATCGAACTATTAGATAATAAAATAAAATTAATTTCAGATTTAAAATCAGTTACTAAAATCCCAATTATAGGTACTATCGGACCTAAAAATACCGAAAATAATTTAGCTGTACTGGCACGACCTAAATCGAGTATTTCTGAAAGTTTTCGAGCTATTAGATCCAATTTGAGGTTTTTATATAATGAAAAGGATGTGAAGGGTGGAAAAGTTTTTTTAATAACCTCGTCTATAGGCAGTGAAGGAAAAACCTTTATAGCAATTAACTTAGCTTCTGTTTTAGCGTTAAGCGGTAAAAAAACGGTTTTAGTTGGAATGGACTTGCGAAAACCTAGAATTTTTGATGACTTTAAAATTAGTAATAAAGTAGGATTATCAGGTTATCTTTCCGGATCAAATTCACTTGAAGATATTATTAAAAAAACAGAATATGAAAATTTAGATATTATTCCGGCAGGACCTATACCTCCAAATCCGGGTGAATTATTAATTAGTATGGAAAATGAAGAATTGATTAAAAAATTAAGAACTATGTATGATTATATCATTATAGATTCTCCACCGGTTGGTTTAGTTATTGATGCATACGATTTAATGTCTCTTTCTGATGCCAGAATTTATGTTGCCCGTTGCAATTATACGTATAAACAGCTTTTAAAAGGCATTAACGAGAAATATAATAATGATGAGGTAAATCACATTGGAATTATTTTCAATGATTACGTTAATCCGGGAGGATATGGTTATGGGTATGGCTACGGGTACGGATATGGTTATGGATATGGTTATGGATATTTTGAAGAAGATGAAAACTATGACAATTCATTATTTACACGAATAAAACGTTTATTTAAAAAATAA
- a CDS encoding DegT/DnrJ/EryC1/StrS family aminotransferase — MNKNTKIYLSPPNIDHSEIENVVQALKSGWISPFGSYTIDFTNKLSKYFNKNILLTNSGTSSIHLALKVTEIKEGDYVLCSNFTFAATAFPILYEKAIPVFIGSEKETWNMSPEFLHSAIEDLNRKGIKPKVLIIAHIYGMPAQMDKIIDICKDNNIIIIEDAAEALGSFYHNKPLGSMGNYGIISFNGNKIITTSQGGALILPNKKSYNYAEKLAFQAKEKVDYYKHNELGYNYSTSNILAALGSAQFDKLEIKVKRRRLIFDYYLSNLEKRFTIDYQKELNHSFSNRWLSSFIFPTSLNKKIKSLLDKNNIESRFLWNPLNYQKVFKNFSFYGDSFFENSLFKNGLCLPSGDNLNDEDLNKIITIIDKNI; from the coding sequence GTGAATAAAAACACCAAAATATATTTATCTCCTCCCAACATTGATCATTCAGAAATAGAAAATGTAGTTCAAGCTCTAAAAAGTGGATGGATTTCACCTTTTGGATCTTACACAATTGATTTTACTAATAAATTATCTAAATATTTTAATAAAAATATTTTATTAACAAATAGTGGAACGTCTTCGATTCACCTTGCTCTAAAAGTAACCGAAATTAAAGAAGGTGATTATGTTTTATGTTCTAATTTTACTTTTGCTGCTACTGCTTTTCCTATTTTATATGAAAAAGCTATTCCTGTATTCATAGGTTCTGAAAAAGAAACATGGAATATGTCTCCTGAATTTCTTCACTCCGCAATTGAAGATTTAAATAGAAAAGGTATAAAACCCAAAGTTTTAATCATTGCACATATTTACGGAATGCCTGCACAAATGGATAAAATAATTGATATATGCAAGGATAATAACATCATAATCATTGAAGATGCAGCAGAGGCGTTAGGTTCCTTTTACCATAATAAGCCTTTAGGCTCGATGGGTAACTATGGAATTATTTCATTTAATGGAAATAAAATTATTACTACCTCTCAAGGGGGAGCTCTAATATTACCCAATAAAAAAAGTTATAACTATGCTGAAAAATTAGCTTTTCAAGCAAAAGAAAAAGTCGATTATTATAAACATAATGAATTAGGATATAACTACTCTACAAGTAATATTCTTGCCGCTTTAGGTAGTGCACAATTTGATAAATTGGAAATAAAAGTAAAAAGAAGAAGACTAATTTTCGATTATTATCTTTCAAATCTGGAAAAACGATTCACCATAGACTATCAAAAAGAATTAAATCACAGCTTTTCTAATCGTTGGTTAAGCTCTTTTATATTTCCAACCTCATTAAATAAAAAAATTAAAAGTTTGCTTGATAAAAACAATATTGAATCAAGATTTCTTTGGAATCCACTAAATTATCAGAAAGTTTTTAAAAATTTTTCATTTTATGGTGATTCTTTTTTTGAAAATAGCCTTTTCAAAAACGGACTGTGTCTACCCTCCGGAGATAATTTAAACGATGAAGATTTAAATAAGATTATTACTATTATCGATAAAAATATTTAA
- a CDS encoding EpsG family protein produces the protein MLHPVYYIILFVITFFSYIEIFNNGSKARIKVPYIIISSLLIFLCGIRIAQGADYWPYYKLYMGVNKYVKWENVFNADIEVTYVLISKILGYFKMPFFVLLFIFGLISISLKTYSYYKYSPYPMLSLMYFFMPNYFFSDSGHIRQAVSIALCLYSYQYIEQRKLFKFLICVFIGYYFHKTALIFIPAYWITRLNLSTFTCFLIIIFAIIISPFKPYLFFENLFSNISSDLIAEASGGFYSYRNLEGVGWKMNDLVKLIFIAILLINDKYICNTTNDPNYKMIRNLIVTYYFLYYSFRENSIFSIRLPSVYGDFWTILIAMIVKYSNKSYRIFIYYFVVIYIYLMSWRIWPNSVALGFDKMSNVFNTSYDINYFIPYEYINEN, from the coding sequence ATGCTTCATCCAGTATATTATATTATTTTATTTGTAATAACCTTTTTTTCTTATATAGAAATATTTAATAACGGTTCTAAAGCTAGGATAAAAGTTCCTTATATCATTATATCTTCGCTTTTAATATTTCTCTGTGGAATACGTATTGCTCAAGGTGCTGATTATTGGCCATATTATAAGCTATACATGGGTGTTAATAAATATGTAAAATGGGAGAATGTTTTTAATGCTGATATTGAGGTAACATATGTATTAATTTCGAAAATATTGGGATATTTTAAAATGCCCTTCTTCGTTTTATTATTTATTTTCGGACTTATTTCTATTTCCCTAAAAACTTATTCCTACTATAAGTATTCGCCATATCCCATGCTATCGCTAATGTATTTTTTTATGCCAAATTACTTTTTTAGTGATTCCGGACATATTAGACAAGCAGTTTCAATAGCGCTTTGTTTATATTCTTATCAATATATTGAACAAAGAAAATTATTTAAATTTTTAATATGCGTTTTTATTGGTTATTATTTTCATAAAACAGCATTGATATTTATTCCGGCATATTGGATTACAAGGTTGAATTTATCGACCTTTACCTGTTTTTTAATAATAATTTTTGCAATAATAATTTCTCCCTTTAAGCCTTATTTATTTTTTGAAAATTTATTTTCAAATATATCTTCTGATCTCATAGCAGAAGCTTCCGGGGGGTTTTATTCTTATAGAAATTTAGAAGGTGTCGGATGGAAAATGAATGATCTTGTAAAATTAATTTTTATAGCAATACTTTTAATAAACGACAAATATATTTGTAACACAACTAACGATCCTAATTATAAAATGATAAGAAATTTGATAGTAACCTATTATTTCTTATACTATTCTTTTCGTGAAAATTCAATATTTTCAATTAGACTTCCTTCTGTATACGGTGATTTTTGGACTATTCTAATAGCCATGATTGTAAAATACTCTAATAAAAGTTATAGAATTTTTATATACTATTTTGTTGTTATATATATTTATTTAATGAGTTGGAGGATTTGGCCTAATTCAGTTGCATTAGGTTTTGATAAAATGTCTAATGTATTCAATACATCTTATGACATTAATTATTTCATACCTTATGAATATATCAATGAAAATTAA
- a CDS encoding polysaccharide biosynthesis/export family protein: MKFNQAIFIISFALLLCSCIGVKDLKYLQPSENLHYNEYGLVPVIYENYRVKKDDILAMTLITSDKNASRFLSEENTTAFKGGANSGDGRLRTSGLIVDANGYITIYGLGEFYVYGLTLNEITDLVQSKLNEVLYNDGKAEVRMNIGAIKYYMVGEIASPGEKTELSNRVDLLQAIAKSGDLTRYADRRHIRIIREYPEGKKNIVLDITRDDILNSPYFYLQSGDQIIIDPLKEKISGLGGGTTIGDVTQFLSVGIQAITTYLFFKTL, encoded by the coding sequence ATGAAATTTAATCAAGCTATTTTTATTATTTCTTTTGCTTTATTATTATGTTCTTGCATCGGTGTTAAAGATTTAAAATATCTTCAACCTAGCGAAAACCTACATTATAATGAATATGGATTAGTTCCGGTAATCTATGAAAACTACAGGGTAAAAAAAGACGATATTTTAGCAATGACCCTTATCACTTCGGATAAAAACGCTTCTCGATTTTTAAGTGAAGAAAACACAACGGCATTTAAAGGAGGTGCTAACAGTGGAGATGGAAGATTAAGAACTAGTGGATTAATTGTTGATGCCAATGGATATATAACCATATATGGATTAGGTGAATTCTATGTATATGGGTTAACTTTAAATGAAATAACAGATTTAGTTCAGTCTAAACTAAATGAAGTATTATATAATGATGGAAAAGCTGAAGTTCGAATGAATATTGGAGCCATCAAATATTATATGGTAGGTGAAATTGCATCACCCGGAGAAAAAACGGAGTTGTCTAACCGGGTCGATTTATTACAAGCGATAGCTAAATCGGGAGATTTAACAAGATACGCTGACAGGCGCCATATTAGAATCATCAGAGAATACCCGGAAGGTAAAAAAAACATTGTGCTTGATATAACCCGCGATGATATTCTAAACTCTCCCTATTTTTATTTACAATCTGGAGATCAAATTATTATAGACCCATTAAAAGAGAAAATATCTGGTTTAGGAGGTGGAACCACTATTGGAGATGTTACCCAATTCCTATCTGTAGGTATTCAGGCAATTACAACGTATTTATTTTTCAAAACATTATAA
- a CDS encoding polysaccharide biosynthesis protein encodes MPKKEDVIKIQNQNISFEELFNKKIDYSNKEYDYLNQKVILVTGGGGSIGSVLIQRLLESSCKKIIILDHSEYAIFKIKLKFKDEINNNRIQLFLGDIRNKELLKKLFSLFSIQIIYHAAAYKHIDILEHNVEESQSVNIDATLNLLEIALTNQNVEQFIFISTDKAVQPINIMGISKRIAELNLLKKIIKKEIPTTLEIKIIRFGNVFNSSGSVFTIFKYQIENQLPITITNKNMNRYFISKYQASRGLIEIASPTNRSGIYILDMGNSYNINDLLNKFLQKLNLDYKPKISCLNRISNFEKFEEQLYFPFEGIENNISIYKKIILNNYDISNIETEITNLMQILKN; translated from the coding sequence ATGCCAAAAAAAGAAGATGTAATCAAAATTCAAAATCAAAATATTTCCTTTGAAGAATTATTTAATAAAAAAATAGATTATTCAAATAAAGAATATGATTATTTAAATCAAAAAGTAATTTTAGTTACCGGTGGTGGAGGTTCCATAGGAAGCGTACTAATACAAAGATTATTGGAAAGTTCATGTAAAAAAATTATAATCTTAGATCATTCTGAATATGCAATTTTTAAAATCAAATTAAAATTTAAAGATGAAATTAACAATAATCGCATACAGTTATTTTTAGGAGATATTAGAAATAAAGAATTATTAAAAAAATTATTTTCTTTATTTTCTATTCAAATAATTTATCATGCCGCAGCTTATAAACATATTGATATTTTAGAGCATAACGTAGAAGAGTCTCAATCCGTAAATATAGATGCTACTTTAAACTTATTGGAAATTGCATTAACTAATCAAAATGTCGAACAGTTTATCTTTATTTCAACCGATAAAGCAGTTCAACCCATAAATATTATGGGAATATCTAAACGAATTGCGGAACTGAATCTTCTAAAAAAAATTATAAAAAAAGAAATTCCTACGACGTTAGAAATTAAAATTATTCGATTTGGAAACGTTTTCAATAGTAGCGGATCGGTTTTCACTATCTTTAAATATCAAATTGAAAACCAATTGCCTATTACTATTACAAATAAAAACATGAACCGATATTTTATTTCCAAATATCAAGCCTCCAGAGGATTAATTGAAATAGCCTCTCCTACAAACCGTTCCGGTATATATATTTTAGATATGGGAAATTCTTATAATATTAATGATTTGTTAAACAAATTTTTACAAAAATTAAATCTCGACTACAAGCCAAAAATTAGTTGTTTAAATAGAATTTCAAATTTTGAAAAATTTGAAGAACAATTATATTTTCCTTTTGAAGGAATTGAAAATAATATATCTATTTATAAAAAAATAATTTTAAATAATTATGATATAAGTAATATTGAAACAGAAATTACAAATCTTATGCAAATATTAAAAAATTAA
- a CDS encoding glycosyltransferase, producing MKKCLLLLTRYPFPIIGGDKVKSYNLIKILSKNFKLRVIIITDEPHNHDGEEFLKKNTDSYTVFRYSPLKFKLNAIKGLFKKIPLQVSYYYFSNIHKKILEDIENSDLIIANLIRTTKYLNNSSHKKKFLDIVDAIGPHYIEATQKATSLFWKIIYYIEGKRVLNYEIQCIRNFNSTFFVNKQEAESYSKYGKSIWIPNGVSSKLVNCKLPSKISSRKIVFFGKMNYQPNIEAVIWYIDHIHNHLPKDYEFIILGASPSKKILNKTKKYKNINVTGYLDNPYEIITNCCLVVSPMQIGGGIQNKVLESMALGQINVLTSKVANPITGAKVNTHFLVEDQPLKMIHLLKDILTNREKYLHIGKNAREFIAHNYTWENYEKKLLRMLSDS from the coding sequence ATGAAAAAATGTCTACTTTTATTAACACGATATCCTTTCCCTATTATTGGTGGAGATAAAGTAAAAAGTTATAACTTAATAAAAATATTATCTAAAAATTTTAAACTTCGGGTAATAATTATTACTGATGAGCCTCATAATCATGATGGTGAAGAATTTTTAAAAAAGAATACAGATTCTTACACAGTATTCAGATATTCTCCCTTAAAGTTTAAATTGAATGCTATTAAAGGTTTGTTTAAAAAAATTCCTCTTCAAGTATCATATTATTATTTTTCAAACATTCATAAAAAAATACTTGAAGATATTGAAAACTCTGATCTTATCATCGCAAATTTAATTCGAACAACAAAATATTTAAACAATTCTAGTCACAAAAAAAAATTTTTAGATATTGTTGATGCTATTGGACCTCATTATATTGAAGCTACTCAAAAAGCAACTTCATTATTTTGGAAAATAATTTATTATATTGAGGGTAAAAGAGTATTAAATTATGAGATTCAATGTATAAGAAATTTTAACAGTACTTTTTTTGTTAATAAACAGGAAGCTGAATCTTATTCTAAATATGGCAAGTCGATTTGGATTCCTAATGGAGTTTCATCAAAATTAGTAAACTGTAAATTACCTTCTAAAATAAGTTCTCGAAAAATTGTTTTTTTTGGTAAAATGAACTATCAACCAAATATAGAGGCTGTCATTTGGTATATTGATCATATACATAATCATTTGCCTAAAGACTATGAATTTATTATTTTAGGAGCATCTCCTTCAAAAAAAATTCTTAATAAAACTAAAAAGTATAAAAATATAAATGTTACAGGATATTTAGACAATCCCTACGAAATTATTACAAATTGTTGTCTTGTAGTCTCTCCGATGCAAATTGGTGGGGGAATACAGAATAAGGTCTTAGAATCTATGGCCTTAGGCCAAATTAATGTTTTAACATCTAAAGTAGCCAATCCTATAACCGGAGCAAAAGTGAATACACATTTTTTAGTAGAAGATCAACCTTTGAAAATGATCCATTTATTAAAAGATATTCTAACTAATAGAGAGAAATATCTTCATATCGGAAAAAATGCTCGAGAATTTATTGCACATAATTATACCTGGGAGAATTATGAAAAAAAACTCTTAAGAATGCTATCAGATTCTTAA
- a CDS encoding T9SS type A sorting domain-containing protein encodes MKKIYWLFIFLFSILKAQVNVIDLSTGRFDDGSVMPIEIEDPDWKCIRPDGSEHIARTRHTYSGWYYPQFKDNTYNERWITGAPGDPGEGYFIYKSKSFVVPKGSKANLEIRTLAFMRQWTYIVKENSNGNEEESQITQTTWMNDGAKGWFNSRNPLIEKALEPGSYHIKVKVYVNSSRARQSINVASKVYISPSDKSAFRLDTNTNKIESEKARLSENSVSIYPNPTHGLFTISLDGQIEGVLHIMNSNGNIVYTKEIKEKEINVDIQGQPAGIYFIKIQSNKTTLTKKIIIN; translated from the coding sequence ATGAAAAAAATTTACTGGCTTTTTATTTTTTTATTTTCAATATTAAAAGCCCAAGTCAATGTAATTGACCTAAGTACTGGACGTTTCGATGATGGCTCCGTTATGCCAATCGAGATTGAAGACCCGGATTGGAAATGTATTCGTCCGGATGGTTCAGAACACATTGCTCGCACAAGGCATACTTACTCGGGTTGGTATTATCCCCAATTTAAAGATAATACTTATAATGAAAGATGGATTACTGGTGCACCTGGTGATCCGGGAGAAGGATATTTTATTTATAAAAGTAAATCCTTTGTGGTACCTAAAGGTTCAAAAGCAAACCTTGAAATTAGGACATTAGCTTTTATGAGGCAATGGACTTACATTGTTAAAGAAAATTCCAATGGTAATGAAGAAGAATCACAAATTACTCAAACCACCTGGATGAATGACGGAGCTAAAGGATGGTTTAATTCTAGAAATCCATTAATTGAAAAAGCATTAGAACCGGGATCTTATCACATAAAAGTAAAGGTGTATGTGAATAGTAGTAGAGCTAGACAATCTATAAACGTAGCTTCAAAAGTTTATATTTCTCCTTCGGATAAAAGTGCATTTAGACTCGATACTAATACTAATAAGATAGAATCAGAAAAAGCAAGGTTATCAGAAAACTCAGTGTCAATTTATCCCAATCCTACCCATGGATTATTTACCATTTCTTTAGATGGTCAAATAGAAGGAGTACTACATATAATGAATTCTAATGGAAATATAGTATATACTAAAGAAATAAAAGAAAAGGAAATTAATGTTGATATTCAGGGACAACCTGCGGGTATTTATTTTATAAAAATACAATCAAATAAAACAACCTTAACTAAGAAAATAATTATAAATTAA
- a CDS encoding glycosyltransferase family 4 protein, protein MEEVDIRNIKYFLGIDSFYLKCILGLIGSFLLTYLTIPKIIRVSYKKNLMARPKERSSHHTETPNLGGISIFYSVTIMSSICAYELFSSYIFLFSGIIVLFFIGLMDDILVVAPNKKFYAQIVTALMISVGSNVRIGHFFGIFGINLLPYWFSILFTVLIFIFLINAFNLIDGIDGLASGVAILVCCAFIITFWRLGSINYPMIVLALTIIGSLLAFLHYNFSKRYKIFMGDTGSMIIGFLLSFMGIKFLNLFLLQYPFGTPVYWIQTAPVIVIAILIIPIIDTLGVFMIRIYKKRSPFNADKNHMHHRYLRLGLSHKQVTLVIVAENAIVILVAYFLRHINVHLLLIIILLLGIIFSFLPLLLTKIIHKKRE, encoded by the coding sequence ATGGAAGAAGTTGATATAAGAAATATTAAGTATTTTTTGGGAATTGATAGTTTTTATCTAAAATGTATATTGGGTTTAATAGGATCATTCTTATTAACCTATTTGACTATTCCTAAAATTATTAGAGTTTCTTATAAAAAAAATTTAATGGCAAGACCTAAGGAAAGAAGTTCTCATCACACGGAAACTCCTAATTTAGGTGGAATTTCAATTTTTTATTCTGTTACAATTATGTCTTCCATATGTGCTTATGAGCTATTTTCTTCCTATATTTTTTTATTTTCCGGAATTATTGTTCTATTCTTCATTGGATTAATGGATGATATATTAGTTGTTGCACCTAATAAAAAATTTTATGCACAAATTGTTACCGCTCTAATGATTTCTGTAGGATCCAACGTTAGAATTGGTCATTTCTTTGGCATTTTCGGTATTAATCTACTCCCCTATTGGTTTAGTATTTTATTTACCGTTTTAATTTTTATTTTTTTAATAAATGCGTTCAATTTAATAGACGGAATCGATGGTTTAGCATCAGGTGTTGCAATCTTAGTTTGTTGTGCATTCATAATTACTTTTTGGAGATTGGGATCAATTAATTATCCTATGATTGTCTTAGCATTAACCATTATTGGAAGTCTTTTAGCTTTTCTCCATTATAATTTTTCCAAAAGGTATAAAATATTTATGGGTGACACCGGATCTATGATTATAGGATTTTTACTTTCATTTATGGGTATTAAATTCCTAAATTTATTTTTATTGCAATACCCATTCGGTACTCCGGTATACTGGATTCAAACAGCTCCAGTAATTGTTATTGCCATTTTAATTATTCCTATCATTGATACGTTAGGTGTTTTTATGATACGTATATATAAAAAACGCTCTCCTTTTAATGCAGATAAAAATCATATGCATCATAGATATTTACGTTTAGGTTTATCTCACAAACAAGTTACGTTAGTTATAGTTGCAGAAAATGCTATAGTTATATTAGTTGCTTACTTTTTAAGACATATTAATGTTCATCTACTACTTATCATAATTTTATTATTGGGAATCATATTTTCTTTTCTCCCCTTATTATTAACTAAAATTATACACAAAAAACGTGAATAA